A region of Nocardioides sp. JS614 DNA encodes the following proteins:
- a CDS encoding NAD(P)/FAD-dependent oxidoreductase: MSLGIRDELGPLSRTFVNGEVSFWHRQAGMPAARPALPGDRQYDVAVVGAGYTGLWTAYYLKKDQPDLRIAVLESEFAGFGASGRNGGWLSAEPPGQLRRYAAAEGWPAARNLQRHMFAAVDEVIGICAAEGIDADIDKAGVIHAATNPAQEKRLRDHVRAQRAAGWGQDDLVELDRAELAERIRIEGALAAQWSPHCARIQPAKLAIGLAAAVEALGVDIFEGTRVTQILAGRAVTDHGTVSADHVIRATEGFTAGLKGQRRVWLPMNSSMVVTEPIPEHLWARIGWDGGEVVGDAAHSFCYMQKTADGRIVIGGRGIPYRFGSRTDNRGVTHPTTHHQLRDILERYFPAARDLALDHAWSGVLGVPRDWCASVHLDRATGLGWAGGYVGHGVAGTNLAGRTLRDLVLGRDTELTRLPWVGHRVRGWEPEPLRWIGVRSLYVAYRAADRREFAGSRRTAAIARVADRISGR; encoded by the coding sequence GGTCTCCTTCTGGCACCGACAGGCGGGCATGCCCGCAGCGCGACCGGCCCTGCCCGGTGATCGCCAGTACGACGTGGCCGTCGTGGGTGCCGGCTACACCGGGCTGTGGACGGCGTACTACCTCAAGAAGGACCAGCCGGACCTGAGGATCGCTGTGTTGGAGAGTGAGTTCGCCGGCTTCGGTGCGTCCGGCCGCAACGGCGGCTGGCTCAGCGCCGAGCCTCCGGGTCAGCTGCGCCGCTACGCCGCCGCGGAGGGCTGGCCCGCGGCTCGCAACCTCCAGCGCCACATGTTCGCCGCCGTGGACGAGGTCATCGGGATCTGCGCGGCCGAGGGGATCGACGCCGACATCGACAAGGCCGGCGTCATCCACGCGGCCACCAACCCGGCCCAGGAGAAGCGGCTGCGTGACCACGTCCGGGCTCAGCGTGCCGCGGGTTGGGGCCAGGACGACCTGGTCGAGCTCGACCGTGCCGAACTGGCAGAGCGGATCCGGATCGAGGGCGCGCTGGCGGCCCAGTGGAGTCCGCACTGTGCCCGCATCCAGCCGGCGAAGCTGGCCATCGGCCTGGCCGCGGCCGTCGAGGCGTTGGGCGTGGACATCTTCGAGGGCACGCGGGTCACCCAGATCCTGGCCGGGCGGGCCGTCACGGACCACGGAACCGTGAGCGCGGACCATGTGATCCGCGCGACGGAAGGGTTCACTGCCGGGCTCAAGGGGCAGCGTCGGGTCTGGTTGCCGATGAACAGCAGCATGGTGGTCACCGAACCGATCCCGGAGCACCTCTGGGCCCGGATCGGTTGGGATGGCGGCGAGGTCGTCGGTGATGCTGCGCACTCCTTCTGCTACATGCAGAAGACCGCTGACGGCCGGATCGTCATCGGTGGCCGGGGGATCCCCTACCGCTTCGGCTCCCGCACCGACAATCGGGGTGTCACGCATCCCACCACCCACCACCAGTTGCGGGACATCCTCGAGCGGTACTTCCCCGCGGCCCGCGACCTCGCGCTGGACCATGCGTGGTCGGGTGTTCTCGGCGTGCCCCGCGACTGGTGCGCCAGCGTCCATCTGGACCGGGCGACCGGGCTGGGTTGGGCTGGTGGCTACGTGGGGCACGGCGTCGCCGGAACGAACCTGGCCGGCCGGACGCTTCGCGATCTCGTCCTGGGACGGGACACCGAGCTGACCCGGCTTCCGTGGGTGGGACACAGGGTCCGCGGCTGGGAACCGGAGCCGCTGCGCTGGATCGGCGTGCGGAGCCTGTACGTCGCCTACCGTGCCGCCGATCGGCGCGAGTTCGCCGGCTCGCGCCGTACGGCGGCGATCGCCCGCGTCGCCGACCGGATATCGGGACGTTAG
- a CDS encoding purine-cytosine permease family protein, producing MARYDVAPSEAPTGGGSLRWNKVESRSIDYVPLSERHGRLTDQFTIWFAGSAMLLSLATGVIGIGLGLNLIWTLIALAVGTFLGTLPVAAHASQGPHLGLPQMIQSRPQFGRYGALFIWVVAFAVYWGYVVLDVNLFGPTATQVVGGSRPVWAIVIGLISMVITIFGYHWMHAGQRWVTVVLVVVLAVYAVGILTGGELPAGALSLSTGFQFAPFFMVMSAALAYQLSWAFFVSDYSRYMPPTTSHRAIIFFTASGAGLGVFSMEAVGAVGAALFPSESVTVALAESGDTVFNGLGTIVLLVGGLALVVFNAMCIYGGALTAITALDSLRPVAPTHRVRTGAIVAVGVTATLVGAFLPDDFIGTTFYTILAVLAYLMGPWTAINLTDYFLVRRGRYSITEIFNPNGMYGRWHAAGIVAYVLGFVVMVPFMYLSFYEGFAAKWLNDVDIAFFVGIPVAAIVYYALSRNLDLDNERAVIRQADAHLEELGEPIE from the coding sequence ATGGCAAGGTATGACGTGGCACCTTCGGAGGCGCCGACTGGTGGTGGCTCGCTGCGCTGGAACAAGGTCGAGTCCCGCTCGATCGACTACGTGCCGCTCTCCGAACGGCACGGTCGGCTGACTGATCAGTTCACGATCTGGTTCGCGGGCAGCGCGATGTTGTTGAGCCTCGCCACCGGCGTCATCGGCATCGGTCTGGGTCTCAACCTGATCTGGACGCTGATCGCGTTGGCGGTGGGGACGTTCCTGGGAACTCTTCCTGTGGCCGCGCACGCCAGTCAGGGCCCTCACCTGGGGCTTCCGCAGATGATCCAGAGTCGTCCCCAGTTCGGACGCTATGGCGCTCTGTTCATCTGGGTCGTCGCGTTCGCCGTCTACTGGGGCTACGTCGTGCTGGACGTGAACCTCTTCGGGCCCACGGCAACCCAGGTCGTGGGTGGCTCCAGGCCGGTCTGGGCGATCGTGATCGGCCTGATCTCCATGGTGATCACGATCTTCGGCTACCACTGGATGCACGCCGGGCAGCGCTGGGTCACGGTGGTCCTCGTCGTCGTGCTGGCGGTCTACGCGGTCGGCATCCTCACGGGAGGCGAGCTGCCCGCGGGTGCTCTCAGCCTGTCGACCGGGTTCCAGTTCGCACCGTTCTTCATGGTGATGTCGGCCGCCTTGGCCTACCAGCTCTCGTGGGCGTTCTTCGTCTCGGACTACTCCCGCTACATGCCGCCGACCACCAGCCACCGGGCGATCATCTTCTTCACGGCATCGGGTGCCGGCCTGGGCGTCTTCTCGATGGAGGCGGTCGGAGCCGTCGGTGCTGCCCTGTTCCCGTCCGAATCGGTCACCGTCGCGCTGGCGGAGTCGGGCGACACGGTCTTCAACGGGCTGGGCACCATCGTCCTCCTCGTCGGCGGTCTGGCGCTGGTCGTCTTCAACGCCATGTGCATCTACGGCGGAGCGTTGACCGCGATCACCGCGCTGGACAGTTTGCGGCCGGTGGCACCGACCCACCGGGTCCGCACGGGCGCGATCGTCGCCGTGGGGGTGACGGCCACGCTCGTGGGGGCCTTCCTGCCAGACGACTTCATCGGCACGACCTTCTACACGATCCTCGCCGTGCTGGCCTACCTGATGGGTCCGTGGACCGCGATCAACCTCACCGACTACTTCCTGGTGCGGCGCGGCCGCTACTCCATCACCGAGATCTTCAACCCGAACGGGATGTACGGGCGCTGGCACGCTGCAGGCATCGTCGCCTACGTCCTCGGGTTCGTGGTCATGGTGCCGTTCATGTACCTGTCCTTCTACGAGGGCTTCGCGGCGAAGTGGCTCAACGACGTGGACATCGCCTTCTTCGTCGGTATCCCCGTTGCCGCGATCGTCTACTACGCGCTCTCCCGCAACCTCGACCTCGACAACGAGCGCGCCGTCATCCGGCAGGCAGACGCGCACCTCGAGGAGCTCGGCGAGCCCATCGAGTAG